In Burkholderiales bacterium, the following are encoded in one genomic region:
- a CDS encoding monovalent cation/H+ antiporter subunit A (subunit A of antiporter complex involved in resistance to high concentrations of Na+, K+, Li+ and/or alkali; in S. meliloti it is known to be involved with K+) — MSLLVLLLLPFAGCAVAALLPTNARNLESLFAAAVALAVALPLAWLYPQIAAGAVLVERLPWLGSLGVDLVVRLDGFAWMFAMLVSGMGLLVIIYARYYLSPSDPAARFH; from the coding sequence ATGTCGCTGCTCGTGCTGTTGCTGCTGCCGTTCGCCGGCTGCGCGGTCGCCGCGCTGCTGCCGACCAACGCACGCAACCTCGAATCGCTGTTCGCCGCGGCGGTGGCGCTGGCCGTCGCGCTGCCGCTGGCGTGGCTGTACCCGCAGATCGCCGCCGGCGCGGTGCTGGTCGAGCGGCTGCCGTGGCTGGGCAGCCTCGGGGTCGATCTCGTCGTGCGGCTCGATGGCTTTGCGTGGATGTTCGCCATGCTGGTCAGCGGCATGGGCCTGCTGGTGATCATCTACGCGCGCTACTACCTGTCGCCCAGCGATCCGGCGGCGCGCTTTCAC